The following proteins are encoded in a genomic region of Brachypodium distachyon strain Bd21 chromosome 1, Brachypodium_distachyon_v3.0, whole genome shotgun sequence:
- the LOC100831187 gene encoding dirigent protein 2, with product MASSSQLLSLLALLLAVSSSPSLLAVQAAVQYPGDRLTHICVYMHETVSGQHATMLRSVQSPLGSNFMFGTVNVLDNELRDGPDRRSSKLVGRFQGLFVGSGVVSPPGLMTSMNVVFTAGRYNGSTLALLGPVLDFEAPVERSLVGGTGCFRMARGYSVMTSVGNYTKADSVVLVDKIDLYVKIRRQRIITMTAPEKSTPESLFDE from the coding sequence ATGGCTTCCTCCTCGCAGCTGCTGTCGTTGCTCGCCCTCCTGCTGGCCGTGTCGTCATCCCCATCCCTTCTGGCCGTGCAGGCAGCAGTCCAGTACCCCGGCGATCGGCTGACTCACATCTGCGTCTACATGCACGAGACCGTCTCCGGCCAGCACGCCACGATGCTGAGGTCCGTGCAGTCCCCGCTGGGCAGCAACTTCATGTTCGGCACGGTGAACGTGCTGGACAACGAGCTGCGCGACGGGCCGGACCGCAGGAGCTCCAAGCTCGTGGGCCGGTTCCAGGGCCTCTTCGTCGGGTCCGGCGTGGTGAGCCCGCCGGGCCTGATGACGTCCATGAACGTGGTGTTCACGGCGGGCAGGTACAACGGTAGCACGCTGGCGTTGCTTGGGCCCGTGCTGGACTTCGAGGCCCCCGTGGAGCGTTCCTTGGTGGGCGGCACTGGGTGCTTCAGGATGGCCCGTGGGTACTCCGTCATGACCTCTGTGGGGAACTACACCAAGGCTGACTccgtcgtcctcgtcgacaAGATCGACCTTTATGTGAAGATTCGTCGTCAGAGAATCATCACCATGACTGCCCCGGAGAAATCCACACCGGAGTCCCTCTTTGACGAATAG